In Euphorbia lathyris chromosome 10, ddEupLath1.1, whole genome shotgun sequence, a single genomic region encodes these proteins:
- the LOC136209347 gene encoding uncharacterized protein has translation MGNCLVHQQNQIKIMKPDGKILEYKTPTIVHQVLSDFPTYAVSDSSFPPFHYLLPHTQLIPGNFYYLIPLPLSSPKSKKKVRFSIPEQENKQETQEEEVVRIKVIISKQELQEILLQNGGLISVNHMVSKLQQVVQKIDSSDDGKNWKPVLESIPELGEIRV, from the coding sequence ATGGGAAATTGTCTAGTTcatcaacaaaatcaaatcaaaatcatgaaACCAGATGGGAAAATCCTTGAATACAAAACACCAACAATAGTTCATCAAGTTCTCTCTGATTTTCCAACTTATGCAGTTTCAGATTCATCATTTCCCCCTTTCCATTATCTCCTTCCACATACTCAATTGATTCCTGGTAATTTTTACTATCTTATCCCTCTTCCTCTTTCATCCCCAAAATCTAAGAAGAAAGTCAGATTTTCAATTCCagaacaagaaaataaacaagaaacacaagaagaagaagtagtaaGAATCAAGGTGATTATCAGTAAGCAAGAATTGCAAGAAATATTGTTGCAGAATGGAGGATTAATCTCAGTCAATCATATGGTCTCTAAGCTTCAACAAGTAGTACAGAAAATTGATTCATCTGATGATGGTAAAAATTGGAAGCCCGTGTTAGAAAGTATACCCGAATTAGGCGAAATTCGGGTATAA